The nucleotide window GTCAATGTACTGCTTGCTGCGCAGCCAGTTGAGGCTGCCAACCTCAAAGTTGGACCACTAAAAAACAGTCAGCGAATGCatgcgtcgccgccatggggAGGCGCTGGACGCACAAAGTGGCAACGGTTATACGTGtctccgccgtcgtcgctcagAAAGCCCATTGAGTTGTCGGCGGCAATGTGTTCGGGGTGGTTCTTCATGAACTTCTTGGTGCTGTCCCAGAGGGTCTTGATGGTCTCGACGTATTCGTAGAGGCTGAGAACGAAACTGTACTTCTTGCCCTGCTCGTGCATGAGGCGAAAGGGGTCGTAGTGGATGTCGCAGTAGAGTTCGATGGAGGGCTCGACGCGCCAGTAGTAGTCGTAGTTCATCATGAGGGGCTggcggaagaagaagcccgaCTCAAATCGGCACATGTGACGGTAGCTGATGGAGTCGCCGTAGATGATCTTGCGCTCCGCCATGTCCTCGCGCAccttcttggccttttcCTGGTCAATCCACTCGGGGAAGGACCAGTGCTCCTTGGGAATCTCGCCATAGTGCGTCTTGCCCGAGACGAGCGAAGTCGTCACCTTCTTGAAAGTGTCGTCAAAGGGCTTGTCGTTGAGGAAGACCCAGTCGTAGTTGTAGCGCTTATTGAACCGGTCCTCGACCTGGCGGATGGAGCGGGCGATGTCCCACACGTCGCTGTTGCGAGCCAGGGTGACGAAAGTGGCATTCATGCGCGGGCCGGGGGCGATGCCAGTGAGGTCGTTGTCCCAGTTGGGGTCCTCCGGGCTCAGGGCCAGGGGGAACTCCTTGGCGTCGCCCGTGGGGCGCTTGGTCGTGGAGATGTCGGCGGGCTTGTCGGCGGGCTTGTCGATGGGCTTCTTGTCCGtggctggcagcggcggcgtaATCTTGGAGTCCGTctgcggcggcttgggcttctcggcggcgggcggcgattTGTCGGAGGCGTGGGGAATGGCATCGCGGATGCTGACGGCATCGTATTTGGAATTTGAGACGAAGTAAAAGAGGGCGAGAGTCTATTTAATTAGTAGGGGTTCGTCAGCGCGAGAGTCAGTGGTGCTCCCCCATGCTCTCGGAGTTTATGCGGCGCGCATAAAACAGCACGATATAGTAGGAGGGGGAACTGTCCCGCTGGGGGTCGCAGGGGAGACGCACGAATATGGCGATGGCAATGTAGCGCACGTAACGCGAGTTTCCGCCGGCCATCATGATCGGGATCACTCGCCTGCGATtgcagcgagcggcggcggcggacaggcGTGTCGTAGTGAAGgaagcgagagagagaagaagacAAAAGAGGTAAAACAATgacggaggggaggggggagagagggagaaagaGCGAGCTCGATACGAGAGCAGCaggaagagggagaggaaaacgaccctggcggcggccctcaCATCAGGGGTCAGCGTTGCGTGGTCTCACCGGCTACCACCCACGGGGGCCCGTAGCGTGGATGTAGCGTGTCCAGCAtgggctggtgctggtgctgcgctgggctgggctgggcgtgGGCTGGACGGGAGGCGCGGAGCTGAATGGCAGGTTGAGTTGCACTTTGTACCTGTCCGCAGATATttacatacgaagtacttcgtatactgaGGTAGCGCGCCACGTCtgcctttctctctctcgcgtTCAGGTGCCGAGAACCAACCAAGCAGTTTGGGTTACTGCAGAAGATTTAGCTCAGCAGGCGCGCTcgaaaagggggggccgCCAGGAGACTTGTCGATGGTGGCTGGGCGgatagtggtggtggtggtggtggtccgGTGCGAGGCCAGGGCTGCCATCTCACTTGGAGGTGGcgcggtgcagtgcagtcTCGAGCCGATATCAGCAGCTCGCTCatcagggcgacgacgggtaACACGAGATGAAATCAATCGTTGGGCGCGTCGCACGGAGCACCGGCCGCATTGCTTTCTTTGcgcgaagaagacggcagacggccaaggcaccACAGCCACCCCCGTCTGTATGACGAGTCGGCGACTGCGTGCTGCGTGGTACGGCTCACGAGGTGTTTGCGCCTTCTTGGTTTTATTTGGCACATGCCTCTGTATGCTAAGTTACCTCTGGGTCCGAAAGGGGCATCCACGCTCGTCAATAGACATGGTACTGTGGCCGTCCTTGGTCGCAACGTCTGCCTTCGTGGGTAGCTTTGAGCCCGCATCGAATGGATGGATAAGGTCCTAAGGTGCAGGTGGGTTCAATACATGTGCTTTTTAGAAGGTGGAAGGTACCTACACAGGCCCGGCTGCGCTGGCGtggcccgtccgcccgcccgctcgcgccGTCCTTTGATCAAGTACGCAAGGTACCAACCAAagcaaggtaaggtaccATAATTCCAAGTTATTTACTAGTGTCGCCAGTTGATGAACCCATCTCAGTTATCAGGTACAATGCCAAGCCATGCACCCGCTTGTCACGGCGCAATAAGCCTCAAACCTGTTGTCCCATTCCTCCGTCCTGTCTGCACGCGGCTGGCCCGGTTGTTGTTATTGTGGCTGTTGCATCGTTGCTCGGGACTTGCCTTGCATCACTGGTGGGTTCTTGGCTTGGCTCACCCCATCGACACACCATTACGTGTGCAACCGACTGCGACATTGGTGGCGCACATGCCCCAGGGTCCTTGCTTGTTGGCCTtcccgcgacgggcggccgtggaTCGTCgacgggatggatggcgggaCGGAGGTGCCAGGTCAGGGTTTGCTCACAGCCAATTACCATCTTACTGAATAACTCTGTAGGTAGACACCAACAAGACCAATCAAGGTTGGAGACCACATATCCGTACTTCTCACAAGGACGCACTTCTCACAAGGATGCAGTACCACATTGCACAGAAGCAGACAAGACACAGTCTGCTCTTTGTCGTGGCagtctgcctgcctctcACTTGCCCCGTCAAGCCGCAATAGATGCCTGCGCGGGAACTCTCCCCgtcattggcggcggcggcggcggctgagctCAGTTGTGGGCGTGGCGTGTGCTGCCGCTTGCCTGCCCCGGGCGGCTCAGCGTTGTGCACTTGTTGACGAAGAGCCAGCGCGACGAATAGATACATGCCCAGTTCACTTCAACCCGAGTTCACAAGTACTACCAAGGTAGTTGCCAAGGTGCCTCTACCTGTATACAATGTGGACCACAAATACCGCCCGCAGTACTACGTACGAAGAAATAAACAcaagccgtcgccgcccaaaGTGAGAAATCATGCACCAAGACTCCGTTTGAGTTGGTGCCTGTGCCTCGAACAGCTGGTTGCTAATTGATATAGCTGCCTGGGCCTAGGGGTATGTGGTCAGCGTCCATGTCGCCTTATAGGTGGGCGGCAGTACGCCCACctgcatggccgccgtgcgTTATTGCTTcgtaggtacgaagtacgatGATGGAAGGCCCCGAGGCCCTGACTAAGAACATGCCGTGTGGGTTTCGACCGTCTGGGCACCCACGTGACTGGACGTAGGTAAACGCTGGATGCTCTGCAGTTGGCGCTGATGGTTGCGCTGagggcccgcccgccgcacgCGGAATTTGCCAGCCCATCGCCCACAGTCCGCCAAAGACCAACTACTGCTACCACCAGGTGGGGAACATCGTCAACGTCAGTTCCTCTCCCTCACTGCGCATCTTCTCAATCTCAAAACGCGGCCGACTCccatcgccgcggcccgCACGTTGCATCCAAGACGTGCCGTCTACATCGCTTCGTCTCCCATTGTCCGAGTGAGTCGCTGCAGCATCGCTCGGCCCCCGGGGGTCTTCGCCTCGTTTCGGTATTTTCAGAGCTTCTCTGAAGGGCACCATGATAGATTTGTGCGACCTGGCATCTCTCGCGACTCTCTTATCCTTCTAGTGGTGAGTCGATCCTTTTTGATCCTCTGCATCACCCTCGCCTGCGGTCTGCGACCCTGCGACATGATCCTTGTCTCCCTCCCTGCTCATGCGTTGCGCGCCGGAGCCACCGCTCCCTGCTCGGCAAACATGACCTGCCTTGGGCCCATTTGTCGCCGCCTTGACCTCTCTTCCCACGGCATCCGCTGATCCTCTCGCAGTACCATCGAAGCTCTTCCCGCGGCTCTGCTCTAGCCAGTCCAACATGTCGTTTTTTGGGTTCGACACCAGTGGCCAAGGTCACAACACCGCGGCCCCGGGCTTCTCCCAGGCCCATGATCCGTTTGCTGGACTCTctggccgcgacgacatcggcgacgacgccctcgagtTCGAAGATACATACGATGGGCTCGGCGACCAGCTCGACGAAACCGACGATGTCTTCAATGATGATACTTTTGGCGGCGACACCGGCCCCACCGGCAAGGTTGGCAAGGACTTTGACTTCTTTGGCCAGAcggccaaggtcgccgaTGCCATCGAGGAGGAACATGTTCGCTaccaccgccagcagcccaTAACTAGGTCCAACGTCCAGCAGGCCCAGCCCGCCATGCAGCCGACGTCCTACTATGGCCAGCCTCAGACACAGCGTCCCGCCCGATCGGGTTACGAAAAATACCGCGACAACGAGCCCATGCCTGACTTGCACGTCGATCAGAGCATCTGGGGCATCGGCCCATCCAAACCCGCCACGGCACAGCCCACCGCTCCTCAGGCCCAGGCTGGGAGGAAGATCATGAGTCTGGAGgaagtcgaggccgccatgcGCGCTCAATCGAAACCCGCCCAGCCGCAAGCGTCATTCACAGAGCCCTCGTCGTACCcgcctgtcgccgccggctacCCTgctccgcagcagcagtttcagcagcagcagcaacaccagcagcaacacgcTCAGCCTCATCTGGGTCACGGACATCCCGTCACCATCTTGCAACGGCCCCAGGCGCACCAGCATGCGAAGCTCCCAACAACCTCGGAGAAACTGcccacgccgcagccgcagccgcaaccgcagcacgcgcagcgccagccagctcctACCCAGCCCATGCAGATCCTTCAGAACCCGAACCGCATCTCAACCGATGCCGCCCGCATGGGCGTCCATGGacaccagcccagccgctcTCAGGGCTCGCTGCAGGGGATCCAGCAGGCCCTCCACGCGCACCCTCATCTGATGCAGATGTCGGAGGACGAGAAAGTCGCTTTCCTAGACCAAGAAACGAAGCGTGCCAAGCGGAACCACAAGATCTGGCTCCTGTCCAAGGATAACGGGCTCATGACTCCCCAGGACAAGAACTTCATCACCCGCATCCAGCTTCAACAGCTCGTTTCTGCCACGGGCAATGTCGAGCAAGGGGGCGACGCTCTCTCTGAAGACTTCTACTACCAGGTCTACAGCCACATCCGAGCTGGCCAGCGTCAGaaccccagccagccgctcAGCAACTTTGCCCAGACGTACCTGTTCCAAACGGGCAGCCGCCATGGCATGCGGAGACacgggcggcccgccgaAAACCACATCCAGCGCATGGAGCAGCAGGTCCAGCGCGCGGTGGAGGCCGCCAAGAACAAGCCCAAAAACCcgcagctcgtcatcgcgGGCAGCCTGGGCAAGATTTCCTTCAGCAACGCCAAGACGCCCAAGCCGCTGCTCAACATCAAGCGCACCGAGAGCGAGTCGACCCGACCCAGCAACGGCAAGAAGTCGCCACCACAGAGCGGACTTGACCGCAAGAGCATTCTTCGCAATGTCGAAAAGGTCTACGAGACGCTCATGAAGATAGAGGACCACGTACGCCTACTGCCGCCCCCGCTCACCGGTCAACCCGACCCCGTGCTGGAGGAGAAGCATAAGGAATGGAGtgccatcctcgacgcctACAACGCCAAGCTATGGAACGAACTCAAGGTCCACGAGCCCATCGGTGCCACCGTGCTGCACCCGTTCATCGCCTTCCTCTCTTGCGCCAAGGGAAAGAAGGCAATCCCTCGCATCTTTCCGCACCTCAGCTTTGAGCAGCGGACCACCATTTTGACCATGATTGTCTACCATCTCGACCAGCTGGACGTTgtcgacggggccgccgtcgacaacggAGAGCACCTCAACTCGCGTATGCGAGAGAATATTGAGCTGTTCATCTCTACCGTCATGCCTTCGTTGATGCAGTACTTCAACGATACTGGACTGGATATTGTGGACGGGCTCCTCAACCTGCTTGCCACGAAGCTGAACATTGACCTGATTGCCCGGACCAGAATTGGAGTGTCCATGCTCACCCTGATTTTGagccgcgccgtgctgctgaAGCAGACTGGCGCGGGTAGCCCCGAGCAGTGGGAGAAGTGGTACGTTTGCGCTTTTGTCGAAACTTGGAAGAGAACACACAGCTAACCAAGCACTAGGGACCAAACATTCGAGATTCTGTTCAGCAAGCTCGAGCCTTCGCTGCCGTACATGTTCCCCGGCAGCGTCAACGCCGGCGTTGACGTTTACGTGTGGCAGCTCCTGGCCGCCATGGGAGTCACTGCTACGCACGACCAACAGAcgcggctggtgctggccgtcaaggaccgcgtcctcgacacCGTATCGCTGGCCAAGACGCTCCCAcctgccatggcggcggagcgccTCGGCAGTGTCAATCTGTTTATGCGTTCTATCGGCCTGGACGTGGAGCTGCTTCAGTAGAGACGGAACGTGCGGGGCTCGCATTTGGCTGTGTGGTCCGGCCCTCTGCCCTTTCTTGGGGGCTGTTTCATGGCAGGTCGCTTACCTATCCTtgggcgctgctgctatCTCTAGGCACATCGGGCTGGGATGTGCTTTAGGAGGCCATGCGCGAGGGATGAGAGGCACGTCGTGTACATGGACTGGATGGAGCAACCATGCCCAAATCGGCCTGCAGAACGTGGCGAAGGGGGAGCTTCCCTGCATCGTGTCGCTACTGTACACTAGGAAAGGGGGGCAGGATATGCCGCGATACCGAAGTGGACATCCTGGACatggcgtggcatggcatggcgtggATGGGGCTGTATTTAATCCCATGCAGCGTGGATTTCGgtgcgaggacgaggggaaCGCGCGAGTGCTTTTACAAGTTCATATCAAAAAAGAATCTATTTTTCCCGCGATACGATGCTTACGAGTCCCATTGGGGGTAATTTGTCTTGGCCACAACCCCGTTCCTTGACTCCCTTTGCGCCGACCCATGTGAAAGCACGTGCGTGACGACGCACATGGCTCAATACTTACATCTTGCTTGCAGCTAGATTTGCCTTTTGGCTTCTTGCGTGGCTGACCGACGGGGCGGCTCAGTCAATGTTGACGGTGGTCTTGGACGTCGATGCTTTTGCCCGACCACCCCTtcggggggcggcgcctgccgtgcctccgcctcgcgtCGTCCTGCCCTTTGGCCTTCTGGCCTCATCGGGGGCAACTTCGGGATGCTTACCCTTGGGCTCCGCCTTCACGACCGGGGGTTCCGGCTCGGGGGGGTCGggcttgacgatgccgctgacggcctcgagcagctgcttgTCGGCCCATTTGGCACCGAACCTCGGcaccgcgtcctcgaggggcggctgctgctgtgcttgggcgtccttgccgtgcacggcggcggcggctgtgggctgggcgtcgtcggcctttgGCCTGAGGAAGAGGCTCTCGTTGTACACCTCCCAGGCAGCCTCCTCGTTTTCGTCCGTGTAGCGCATCTTGCGCCAAGGCTCGCTCTGGACGTAGCGCAGGCGGTCGGCCATGGTCTCGGTTgtgacggcgtcgccgtcgccggtggCCTTGATGGTCATGTGGatggcgcgcgcagcagtggaggaggcgccgccggcaccggcgtctttggaggcggcggcggcggcgttgcgctCCTGTTGCGTGGTGGCGTCGATGTGATGTAGCTGCGGGCGGAGGTGGACGAGCGAGGAGACGGGTGTAAGATGGAGATCCTCTGCGTGACGGGCAACAGTCAGCTTGCGAGCCATGGGCATGGCCTCTGGGACAGGAGGCAAGGGGAGGGAACACTCACTGCCTTGAAAGACGCCGACCATGTACTGCACCTCGTTGGTGTCGGGGtactggccgccgagggtcTGCGTGCGCAGGACCTTGTCCTGCCTCACGGCGTCGTTCCAGTCGAGGTActggtcctcgtcgtctgcgccggcggccgcggcgtcgcccttcttgcggccgggccctcgctgctggacggcgccgaagccgaagccgccggcgaggccgtggctgccgccgttcttggtggccatggaggcgtTGAGTGTGCGCCCCCACTTGAGGCCCTTCTCGCGATCGTAGGCGACGCCCGTGTCGAGGGGCatgtcgacctcgaccaTGCCCGAGTGGGCCTTGACGCGCATctcggtgggcggcgggcgcggcgcgtcaTCGGTACGGTTCGGGTGCTGCAAGACGAGAAGTCGCCGGccgagcggcagcgccgggtTGAGGAAGACCTGATACGACGCCGTGATGGGgtccgaggacgagtcggccgtgtcgtttgtgtcgacggccttgggggctgcggctgtgggcatggcgcgcggcggtcgGAGAGGGGGGAATTTttcagggcggcggggcgtcCTCGATGAGTGCGTCCTCTCCCAGCGAAGAGGGAACGATCAATGTCGAGGCCCCGAGGAATCACACAAGGCGCAGCATTgggagcgagggcgaggttggTGACGAGGTGGGGGTTTGTCGGTCGCAAACTGCGTGCCAACAAGCGGCTTTCAAGAAAATtcatggtggcggcagctctTATCTTATCAGCCAACCGTGGACGGCGGGATGAGGCAGGAGTGCGCCCAGACTACActtgcccgccatggcagACGCCAGAAGAAGACTTGACCTCACAAAAGCTGCAATTGATACGTGGCAGTCGGCCCATGTCTCGCCAATGTGCGTCTCGCCAATGTGCCGTGACGCATCGGCCATTTGCCCGTGGCGCGCCCGCTTGCGACAAAATGTGCTTTCCCCGCTATCGCCTCGACTTGTGGCTTCGTGACCCCCTGGTTGGAGAAGTGCGGAGGATTCAAGAGCACCCCGCCTCGCCTGTTGGCGTCTCATTTGTCTGAGTCACCGAAGTCGAAGAAGCAGGCAGGACCATTAATACCTAGGTTCTCTGTATGTATACTGAACTTATGTACCTCTACATCTAATGCTCCACCTCTCTGGGTTCCCCCCCGCGTAGCCTGACTTATTGGCGCCAGCTTGGCAGAGTGCAAAAGCGATACACCTGATGTACTGCCGGTGGCCAGTTGGAGGTCGATGCCATTGTACACGGAAACATGCGTGGGTACCGTGCCCGCCATGATTCACCATGACTCTGTGGACAATTGGTGGCGGGAGAGACAGTGGGACAAGCCATGATGGCATGGACACGAACGCCCCAGAAGACATGGTGCGAGGATGCCATGCCACGTCTTGGCTGGAACGAAGTGATGGGGAGATGAAAATAGTCTTTGAATCTCAAAGAAAGAGGCAGGCACGTTTTGATGCATAGATGTTGTATTGGGGCGATGTAGGCCGCAGGATCTACCTCCGCTTTCCCCTGTcccgccggccgccttcCATGACCCTGACCTTCTTCTGGAACCGCTCCCCAATCtccgggccatggccgctgcccctcggcCCGTCGGACGTGTCGAAGCCGCGCTTGCGACTcttgtcgagcagggcgcgtacgctgccgccagcgggCCCCTTGCGCTTGGTGAGGCGGTCGATGcggtcgacgccctcgccaagaTCGCGCcactcctcgccgccgaatTGCATACGGGCACTGCGACCGGCCTCCTTGTTCTTCTTTGCGCGGTCCTTCTTGCTGAGCTTGGGGAGGCGCACGAGATTGGTCTCTTCGTactcgcggcgctcgtcctcgtccttgcgctcctgcgccgtcttcatcttGCGTCCGCCCTGGACGATGGTCGTACCAATACTAGGCTCGACCATGGGCGCGGCGGACAGCTCCGAGTTGACAAACTCCTCCATGGTGTGAGAGCGctgtggccggcggccgtcggacttgtcgcgcgcgcgagtAGTCTCCATGACCGCGCGGTCGCGCTTCGGTGGCCGGTAGATGCCCGAGGGGCCATCGTCGCGCTCAGTCGGGCGGGCCgtcacgtcgtcgacgagagTATGGAGGTTGGGTGCGGctgctcggccagggcggcgtgAGTGGCTGGGTCGGCGGTCCTGGGCGGCATCATTATCCCCCTCGTCGgagtcgtcttcgtcctcgtcgtccgaccCGGACTCTGAACCTGAGTGAGCCCCTTTCGAGGTTTTCTTGCCATTCATCTGCTGATCGCGCTGTGTGTCCTCGGCGGTCCGCAAAAAGCGCTCAATGGAAAAGCGTAGCTTCTCTTCGAGGGGCCGCGCCCCCTTCTCCAGGTAGAGGCGTAGCTCGACGAGCTTAGCACGGACGGAGTCATCCAGATCGGTGCTGCCCGCGGCCGACTTGGCATTGCGTAGCTTGAGAAGGATGAGAAAGACGAGATTCTGGAGGTaggagagcagcagctcgttCTTGACGTCTAGTAGGGAAATGCCGTCCTTGGGGTGCTCGATCTCGGCGATCTTCGGGGTCGCTTCTTGGGCGAGCGACAGCGACTGAGTCAGAGAGCCCAGAAGGGCCGGCAGGGTCGTCGGtgcggccatggcctctgTCCACCGCGTGGGTTGGaatgacgacggcaacggtAATGGCAATGGTCGATGTTGATGAGGTGCAGTGGAAAATTCGAGGCTTCCCACCGCGAGCATCAAAACGgcacttttttttttgtcgaAACTTTTTAGCGGGGCCATCCATATCAGCTGGCCGCCCATGACCGCCAGGCTGGTTCCAGGTTACCGCCCGCCACCCAGCGGGGCCGCGAGAcacgggcgggcgcctcgggcTGCTGAGACATCCATTGGACACACCTCCAGGGTACCTAGCGAGCGACGGGACGGAATGGAGGTGGCCACGGGCAGCACCACCGGCCCCGCCATAGGGACATGACGCGCTGTGCCGCAGCTACCGTTGGCGCTGCAGAGCGCTCCAGCTACCTGTACCTTCCTACCCACCGCCTAATAACGTCGCAAACGCTCCAGGCGGGCTCCAGCTGCACTGACGATGAACTTGGTGAAGGTGAGATGCCCACGTCAGCGCTCCTAACTAAGCCCCTTTGGGAATTTTTGCCAGCTCCCGAACGACAACCTGGCCTGCGGAATGATGAGGGAAACCTGGAAGCTGCGGCTGCCTTGCACTCCCATTCAGACACGACAACCATCGCCAGCCTGGTCGCTGCACCCACGATTCTCACGGACACCGCCATCTGCGTCCGACCGCGACACGCGCCTTCTCACTGCGTCCCGCTGTGTCTGCGGCCCGTTGCGACCTGATCCCGTTCGCATAGACATACGCCTCTTAATTAAGTACTCCGTCCGTGCTGGTCCAGCCCCGTCCTGGGCTTGCTCATCACCCACCCAAGGCGACGCCGAAtctcgagccgccgcctccctgcGATActcgcgacgccgacgcccctTGGAATGGTCTGAACAGAGCAAGCCATGTATTttcgagacgctgcgcctGCGGCGCTCTtcgcggcgctcctcgccgcgccgcagctcgcCTCCGCCTTCTACCTGCCAGGCGTCGCACCGACCTCCTACAAGCCTGGGGATCGCGTTCCGCTCAATGTCAACAGTatcaagcccgtcgccgcgctgcaggACTACCGTTTGCACTCGGTCATCTCGTACGACTACTACCACCCAGCGTTCCAGTTCTGTCAACCAAAGGATGGGCCCGAATATGTCTCGGAGAGTTTGGGGAGCATCCTCTTTGGCGACAGGATCATGACGTCGCCTTTTGAGCTGTATATGGGCAAGAACGAGACGTGTAAGCCGTTGTGCAAGGCGACGTACCCAGAGAAAATGAGAGAATTCGTCATCGAGAGGATCGAGCAGGGCTACAGCCTCAACTGGCTTGTGGATGGCTTGCCCGCCGGGCAGAAGATTCAGGATGATCTGACCGGCACCACCTTCTATAGCCCCGGCTTTATGCTCGGTGGCTTCCTTGGTGAGGACATTGAGGATGAGGAGATCTTTTTCAACAATCACTACGAGATCTGGATCGAATACCACGAGGTCAGCGGCGACCCGAACCAGCTTCGCGTagttggcgtcgtcgttcaACCCGGGTCCAAGGACTACCCTGGCGAAGCTGATTGTGGCGACAACCACGGCCCCGTCCTCTTCAAGTCGGGCGAGAAGGACCAGGAGGTGCAGTTCAGCTACAGCGTCTACTGGAAAAAGTCGGACACGGCCTGGGCCACTCGTTGGGACAAGTACCTGCACGTCTTTGACCCCAAGATCCACTGGTTCTGGCTGATAGACACGGCCATtatcgtcgtcatccttgTCCTCACCGTCATGTCAATCCTGGTCAGGACGCTCAAAAAGGACATTACCCGCTATAACCGCCTGGACCAGATCAACCTCGACGATCTCAGCGGAACCtccgcgctcgaggacggcgtgcAGGAAGACTCGGGCTGGAAGCTGGTCCATGGCGATGTCTTTCGCACGCCTTCGCGCCCGCTTCTCCTCTCCGTGCTTCTGGGCAATGGCGCACAGCTCTTTGTCATGAccggcaccaccatcgtCTTTGCCCTCCTCGGCTTCCTCTCGCCGTCGAATCGCGGCTCTCTGGGCACAATCATGATCCTACTTTACACCCTtctcggcttcgtcggcggctaTGCCTCTGCCCGCGTGTACAAGGCCCTGCAGGGCGAGCAGTGGAAGCTCAACATCGCGCTCACCCCTCTGTTGGTTCCCGGCATCGTCTTTTCCGCCTTCTTCCTGTTGGACATTTTCCTGTGGGCCAAGGGGTCGTCAGGCGCGGTGCCCTTTACCACGATGCTCGTCATCATTGGCATCTGGTTCGTCATCTCGATTCCTCTTTCCGTGGCCGGCTCGTGGCTCGGTTTCCGCAGTCGGCAGATCGAGGCACCCGTCCGCACCAACCAGATCCCGCGACAGATCCCCCCTTGCACGACGTACCTGAAGCCCATTCCGAGCatgctcatcgtcggcctgctgccgTTTGGTGCCATTTTCGTGGAGCTCTACTTCATCATGAGCTCCATCTGGTTCAGTCGCATTTACTACATGTTTggcttcctcttcctctgctACGGCCTCATGATTGTCGtttgcgccgccgtcaccgtccttATGACCTACTTCCTGCTCTGCTCCGAGAACTACAACTGGCAGTGGCGCTcgttcctcgccgccggcaccagcggcgTCTACATCTTCCTCAACTGCCTACTGTACCTGGTGACCAAGGTGAAGctcgccaccatggccggcaCCGTGCTGTACATTGGCTATAGCGCGCTCATTTCCTTTTTGTTCTTTATTCTTGCTGGTACGTTTTGTTCTCCCACGGCCCGCGGTATACTTCTTTCCATGTCTAACACACGACAGGCTCCATTGGCTATTTTGCCAGCTGGTGGTTCGTTCGCAAGATTTACTCTTCCATCAAGATCGACTAAGACTTATGGGGAGCCATGGCGACCTTTCCAAGCTGTGTGGCACTATC belongs to Purpureocillium takamizusanense chromosome 1, complete sequence and includes:
- the KRE2 gene encoding alpha 1,2-mannosyltransferase 2.4.1 (COG:G~TransMembrane:1 (i9-27o)~EggNog:ENOG503NUKP~CAZy:GT15), with protein sequence MMAGGNSRYVRYIAIAIFTLALFYFVSNSKYDAVSIRDAIPHASDKSPPAAEKPKPPQTDSKITPPLPATDKKPIDKPADKPADISTTKRPTGDAKEFPLALSPEDPNWDNDLTGIAPGPRMNATFVTLARNSDVWDIARSIRQVEDRFNKRYNYDWVFLNDKPFDDTFKKVTTSLVSGKTHYGEIPKEHWSFPEWIDQEKAKKVREDMAERKIIYGDSISYRHMCRFESGFFFRQPLMMNYDYYWRVEPSIELYCDIHYDPFRLMHEQGKKYSFVLSLYEYVETIKTLWDSTKKFMKNHPEHIAADNSMGFLSDDGGDTYNRCHFWSNFEVGSLNWLRSKQYIDFFESLDQDGGFFYERWGDAPVHSIAAGLMLNKSDIHFFNDIAYWHVPFTHCPTGEKTRLALRCHCNPKDNFDWKGYSCTSRYFDINGMKKPEGFENQQD
- a CDS encoding uncharacterized protein (EggNog:ENOG503NY27~COG:A~BUSCO:EOG09263C4C), whose amino-acid sequence is MAAPTTLPALLGSLTQSLSLAQEATPKIAEIEHPKDGISLLDVKNELLLSYLQNLVFLILLKLRNAKSAAGSTDLDDSVRAKLVELRLYLEKGARPLEEKLRFSIERFLRTAEDTQRDQQMNGKKTSKGAHSGSESGSDDEDEDDSDEGDNDAAQDRRPSHSRRPGRAAAPNLHTLVDDVTARPTERDDGPSGIYRPPKRDRAVMETTRARDKSDGRRPQRSHTMEEFVNSELSAAPMVEPSIGTTIVQGGRKMKTAQERKDEDERREYEETNLVRLPKLSKKDRAKKNKEAGRSARMQFGGEEWRDLGEGVDRIDRLTKRKGPAGGSVRALLDKSRKRGFDTSDGPRGSGHGPEIGERFQKKVRVMEGGRRDRGKRR
- the PAT1 gene encoding DNA topoisomerase 2-associated protein pat1 (COG:S~EggNog:ENOG503NVWW~BUSCO:EOG09260S3L) encodes the protein MSFFGFDTSGQGHNTAAPGFSQAHDPFAGLSGRDDIGDDALEFEDTYDGLGDQLDETDDVFNDDTFGGDTGPTGKVGKDFDFFGQTAKVADAIEEEHVRYHRQQPITRSNVQQAQPAMQPTSYYGQPQTQRPARSGYEKYRDNEPMPDLHVDQSIWGIGPSKPATAQPTAPQAQAGRKIMSLEEVEAAMRAQSKPAQPQASFTEPSSYPPVAAGYPAPQQQFQQQQQHQQQHAQPHLGHGHPVTILQRPQAHQHAKLPTTSEKLPTPQPQPQPQHAQRQPAPTQPMQILQNPNRISTDAARMGVHGHQPSRSQGSLQGIQQALHAHPHLMQMSEDEKVAFLDQETKRAKRNHKIWLLSKDNGLMTPQDKNFITRIQLQQLVSATGNVEQGGDALSEDFYYQVYSHIRAGQRQNPSQPLSNFAQTYLFQTGSRHGMRRHGRPAENHIQRMEQQVQRAVEAAKNKPKNPQLVIAGSLGKISFSNAKTPKPLLNIKRTESESTRPSNGKKSPPQSGLDRKSILRNVEKVYETLMKIEDHVRLLPPPLTGQPDPVLEEKHKEWSAILDAYNAKLWNELKVHEPIGATVLHPFIAFLSCAKGKKAIPRIFPHLSFEQRTTILTMIVYHLDQLDVVDGAAVDNGEHLNSRMRENIELFISTVMPSLMQYFNDTGLDIVDGLLNLLATKLNIDLIARTRIGVSMLTLILSRAVLLKQTGAGSPEQWEKWDQTFEILFSKLEPSLPYMFPGSVNAGVDVYVWQLLAAMGVTATHDQQTRLVLAVKDRVLDTVSLAKTLPPAMAAERLGSVNLFMRSIGLDVELLQ
- a CDS encoding uncharacterized protein (EggNog:ENOG503NYD2~COG:K) — its product is MPTAAAPKAVDTNDTADSSSDPITASYQVFLNPALPLGRRLLVLQHPNRTDDAPRPPPTEMRVKAHSGMVEVDMPLDTGVAYDREKGLKWGRTLNASMATKNGGSHGLAGGFGFGAVQQRGPGRKKGDAAAAGADDEDQYLDWNDAVRQDKVLRTQTLGGQYPDTNEVQYMVGVFQGKDLHLTPVSSLVHLRPQLHHIDATTQQERNAAAAASKDAGAGGASSTAARAIHMTIKATGDGDAVTTETMADRLRYVQSEPWRKMRYTDENEEAAWEVYNESLFLRPKADDAQPTAAAAVHGKDAQAQQQPPLEDAVPRFGAKWADKQLLEAVSGIVKPDPPEPEPPVVKAEPKGKHPEVAPDEARRPKGRTTRGGGTAGAAPRRGGRAKASTSKTTVNID